In a genomic window of Styela clava chromosome 11, kaStyClav1.hap1.2, whole genome shotgun sequence:
- the LOC120348065 gene encoding 4-galactosyl-N-acetylglucosaminide 3-alpha-L-fucosyltransferase FUT6-like encodes MLRNQHGRSASFKITTVVLFTTAVFTLSTLEHLRRTSFQNESLQETAPDGNMEDLGKMHAAKLENYVPLPEDADYFPLPIPHMTYVKAVGTVNSKKLVEERTKLGFYSPKILIWRGLKDVEGGGTKNMNFVLSRQCGGCQVTNDRSVLEESIAVLLFNDIGLKEMDIPDRSTRRNDQVYVLWTRETPSKTFTFKHYLENPAYDGIFNLTFYFRRDSDVRHYFGNSELALRISKSFQERYGWNEYLESKSREALWFVSNCDHTNGAMQRMEYAKKLVEAGLNLDKFGKCFSNDNIRTDSKQIPEFAYRFYLSFENSIHCPDYITEKFWRNALQTGIVPVVWGPTKADVEAVAPPNSFIHSDDFKSPEDLVVYLKYLSNNHTAYMKYHEWRKAEIDVSIPEEDIAKGHEASFCRLCKRQILEKHPPKSIASVSKLLYETKYVDKKCLVHKPSPEERKKSYNF; translated from the exons ATGCTGCGAAACCAACACGGCCGTTCTGCTTCATTCAAAATAACGACAGTCGTATTGTTTACGACCGCTGTTTTTACATTGAGTACATTAGAACATTTACGGAGGACATCTTTTCAAAATGAAAGTTTGCAAGAGACAGCTCCGGATGGAAATATGGAAGACTTGGGAAAAATGCATGCCGCCAAGTTGGAGAATTACGTGCCATTGCCAGAAGACGCTGATTACTTTCCATTGCCAA tTCCTCATATGACATATGTGAAAGCAGTCGGGACGGTGAATTCCAAAAAATTAGTAGAAGAAAGAACTAAACTTGGATTTTACTCGCCAAAGATTCTTATTTGGAGAGGATTGAAGGACGTTGAAGGTGGAGGAACTAAAAACATGAATTTTGTTCTATCGCGACAATGCGGTGGCTGTCAAGTTACAAATGACAGAAGTGTGTTAGAAGAAAGCATAGCGGTTTTACTATTCAACGATATTGGACTGAAAGAAATGGATATTCCGGACCGAAGTACCAG GAGAAATGATCAGGTATATGTTCTGTGGACACGGGAAACGCCGTCAAAAACGTTCACATTCAAGCATTATCTCGAAAACCCAGCCTATGATGGAATATTCaatttgactttttattttcgACGAGACTCAGACGTTCGACATTATTTTGGCAACAGCGAGCTAGCCCTGAGAATATCTAAATCATTTCAAGAACGTTATGGGTGGaatgaatatttggaatcaAAATCCAGAGAGGCATTGTGGTTTGTAAGTAACTGCGACCATACGAATGGTGCTATGCAACGAATGGAATACGCGAAAAAACTAGTGGAAGCCGGCCTAAACTTGGATAAATTCGGAAAATGTTTTTCCAATGACAATATAAGAACTGACTCGAAACAAATACCGGAGTTTGCATACAGATTTTATTTGTCGTTTGAGAACTCAATTCATTGTCCTGACTATATTACTGAGAAATTCTGGCGAAATGCTCTTCAAACCGGTATCGTTCCAGTTGTTTGGGGCCCAACAAAGGCCGATGTGGAAGCTGTTGCACCTCCCAACTCTTTTATTCATAGTGACGATTTCAAAAGTCCTGAAGATTTAGTTGTCTATCTCAAATATCTAAGCAATAACCATACTGCATATATGAAATATCACGAATGGAGGAAAGCTGAAATCGATGTTAGTATTCCCGAGGAAGACATAGCCAAGGGACATGAAGCTTCATTTTGTAGACTTTGTAAAAGACAAATTCTTGAAAAACATCCACCTAAATCAATTGCGTCTGTTTCAAAACTGTTATATGAAACGAAATACGTAGATAAAAAATGTCTTGTACATAAGCCTTCTCCGGAAGAAAGAAAAAAGTCGtacaatttttaa